In Kineococcus rhizosphaerae, the genomic stretch GCCGCAGCAATCCGTTGGTGTTCTCGTTCGTGCCCCGCTGCCACGGGGATCGAGGATCAGCGAAGAACACTGGCGTCCCGGTCTCGGCCGTGAACGCGGCATGAGCCGACAGTTCCTTGCCGCGGTCCCAGGTCAATGAGCGCCGCATCTCCGCCGGCAGAGCACCCACCGTCTTGACCAGGGCGTTCTTCATCGTCACCGCCCCGTACCCGGCCAACGCCGGCCCGTTCTTCGTCCGCGGAACCACGCCGTAGCCAGCCTCGCGAGGCAGGTGCACCAGCATCGTGAACCGAGTGCTGCGCTCGACGACAGTGCCGATCGCCGAACGTTGCAGCCCGATGAGCAGGTCTCCTTCCCAGTGCCCAGGCACCAGCCGATCAACGGCCTCAGCCGGCCGGTGCTTCAGCAAGGCATCGTGGGTGACGTGACCCCACGCAACGGACCGTGTCCGCGCCCGGGGAACCCGCAGGGCTCGTCCTCGACGCAGGCAGGTCACCAGCTGCCGGTCCAGCCCTCCCCGGTCTTGGACGTAAAGGCCCTGGTAGATGGCCTCATGGCTGATCCTCATCGAGGCGTCGTCGGGAAAGTCAAACGGCAGACGGCGGGCGATCTGCTCCGGGCTCCAGGCCAGCACCCAGGCACGGTCACCGCGATGCGGCTTGTTCCGGCCCTTCCACCGCGACCCGGCCGGGCCCAGGCCGCGCCCGTCGGGCCCGATCACCTGCCCCGACAGCCGGTCGTGAACGTAGCGACGCAACACCTCGTGGCGGGCCAGCTTGGCGACCTTGGGTCGGCGCGCCCGCCGTTCGGCATGCCACTGCGCAACCGTCGCCC encodes the following:
- a CDS encoding IS30 family transposase; the protein is DGVREIARQLGRSPSTISRELRRNASTRSSEVPYRATVAQWHAERRARRPKVAKLARHEVLRRYVHDRLSGQVIGPDGRGLGPAGSRWKGRNKPHRGDRAWVLAWSPEQIARRLPFDFPDDASMRISHEAIYQGLYVQDRGGLDRQLVTCLRRGRALRVPRARTRSVAWGHVTHDALLKHRPAEAVDRLVPGHWEGDLLIGLQRSAIGTVVERSTRFTMLVHLPREAGYGVVPRTKNGPALAGYGAVTMKNALVKTVGALPAEMRRSLTWDRGKELSAHAAFTAETGTPVFFADPRSPWQRGTNENTNGLLRQYFPKGTDLARWSAEEVQAVADVLNNRPRKVLGWRTPAEVFEEQLQFLNQAGVATTG